In Pyxicephalus adspersus chromosome 12, UCB_Pads_2.0, whole genome shotgun sequence, a genomic segment contains:
- the CDKN3 gene encoding cyclin-dependent kinase inhibitor 3 has product MGPNEFDSSDEEPAEGEPTEFAVSWLSLEPVHYAAVIGISPLPGCKFKSIRRNLLQNIEEIRVMGIQDVFVFCTLAELRKYRVPTLLQEYSKRDFVVHHYPFLDGDVPQYDECHKILDDLQVCMDNNRKALIHCYGGLGRSGLIAACLLMHMSDSITPQEAIGLVQAVRGPGAIQTIKQYNFVNEFRANLSNVLTSDENNRALSR; this is encoded by the exons ATGGGCCCCAATGAATTTGATTCATCGGATGAGGAGCCGGCAGAGGGTGAACCTACCGAATTTGCAGTGTCCTG GCTGAGCCTGGAACCCGTCCATTATGCTGCGGTGATCGGTATCAGCCCTCTCCCAG GCTGCAAGTTCAAAAGCATTAGACGTAACCTGCTTCAAAATATAG AGGAGATCAGAGTGATGGGGATCCAGGACGTGTTTGTATTTTGCACATTGGCGGAGCTCCGGAAATATCGAGTGCCCACATTACTACAGGAATACAGCAAGCGGGATTTTGTTGTCCATCATTATCCCTTCCTGGATGGAGATGTACCACAGTATGATGAATGTCATAAAATACTGGACGATCTTCAGGTCTGCATGGACAACAACAGGAAGGCATTAATACA ttgTTATGGTGGATTGGGCCGCTCGGGTCTGA TTGCAGCGTGTCTACTAATGCACATGAGTGACTCCATCACACCTCAGGAAGCCATTGGCCTTGTTCAGGCTGTCAGGGGGCCGGGTGCCATACAGACAATTAAG CAATACAATTTTGTCAATGAGTTCCGTGCAAATCTGTCCAACGTGCTGACTTCGGATGAGAACAATCGAGCTTTATCGAGATAA
- the CNIH1 gene encoding protein cornichon homolog 1 has protein sequence MAFTFAAFCYMLALLLTAALIFFAIWHIIAFDELKTDYKNPIDQCNTLNPLVLPEYLIHAFFCVMFLCAAEWLTLSLNMPLLAYHIWRYMSRPVMSGPGLYDPTTIMNADILAYCQKEGWCKLAFYLLSFFFYLYGMIYVLVSS, from the exons ATGGCGTTCACGTTCGCGGCCTTCTGTTATATGCTGGCTCTGCTGCTCACCGCGGCGCTCATTTTCTTCGCCATTTGGCAT ataatTGCATTTGATGAATTGAAAACAGATTACAAAAATCCAATAGACCAGTGTAACACGCTGAACCCG CTTGTGCTTCCAGAGTATCTCATCCATGCATTCTTCTGTGTCATGTTTCTGTGTGCTGCGGAATGGCTCACTCTCAGTTTAAACATGCCGCTGCTGGCTTATCATATTTGGAG GTATATGAGCCGACCGGTGATGAGTGGGCCTGGCCTGTATGATCCCACCACTATCATGAATGCAGATATTCTGGCATACTGTCAGAAGGAAGGATGGTGTAAACTAGCTTTTTACCTGCTCTCATTTTTCTTCTACCTATATGG CATGATTTATGTTTTGGTGAGCTCCTAA